A region from the Janthinobacterium agaricidamnosum genome encodes:
- the gyrB gene encoding DNA topoisomerase (ATP-hydrolyzing) subunit B yields MSENPQDTPIQAKTEEYGAASIQILEGLEAVRKRPGMYIGDTSDGTGLHHLVFEVLDNSIDESLAGHCTEIHVTIHSDNSISITDNGRGVPTGLKMDDKHDPKRSAAEIVMTELHAGGKFDQNSYKVSGGLHGVGVSCVNGLSKLLKLTIRRDGKVHYMEFVRGVPQDRQIVMVGDVATSPIKVIGDTDKRGTDVHFWADEEIFTHVEFHYEILAKRIRELSFLNNGVNIKLSDQRTGKEEIFAFEGGTRGFVEYINKAKSVLHPTIFQATGERLSDQNTNISVDVSMQWNDAYNEQVLCFTNNIPQRDGGTHLTGLRAAMTRVINKYIDEHEFAKKAKVEISGDDMREGLTCVLSVKVPEPKFSSQTKDKLVSSEVRGPVEEIVAKTLADYLQEKPNDAKIICGKIVEAARAREAARKARDLTRRKGIMDGLGLSAKLADCQEKDPALCELYIVEGDSAGGSAKQGRDRKFQAILPLRGKVLNVEKARFEKMLSSEQITTLIATLGTSIGPDEFNVEKLRYHRIIIMTDADVDGAHIRTLLLTLFYRQMPQLVERGHIYIAQPPLYKVKAGRDERYLKDDAEEASYMMTVALNTAVLVPRTGAEGISGDTLTELVRKFNLSNTIMTRLTRVIDRAALTAIMTGVQLDLSTLDLAETSALALQTAINDSAVKVYVRSDDLSEKHKLHIERMHHGNVKVTAIDADFVQGPDYAVLSSGAATFEGLIGEGAFVRRGEGERMKEIAVVDFHQAMQWLRDEAERTVSKQRYKGLGEMNPDQLWETTMDPTVRRLLKVQIEDAIAADQIFTTLMGDDVEPRRAFIENNALRAGNIDV; encoded by the coding sequence ATGTCCGAGAATCCACAAGACACCCCGATCCAGGCCAAAACGGAAGAATACGGCGCCGCCTCCATCCAGATCCTGGAAGGCCTGGAAGCCGTACGCAAACGCCCGGGCATGTACATTGGCGACACCTCGGACGGCACCGGCTTGCACCATCTGGTATTCGAAGTGCTGGACAACTCCATCGATGAATCGCTGGCCGGCCACTGCACGGAAATCCACGTCACCATCCACAGCGACAATTCGATCTCGATCACCGACAATGGCCGCGGCGTGCCGACCGGCCTGAAAATGGACGACAAGCACGACCCGAAGCGTTCGGCGGCGGAAATCGTCATGACGGAACTGCACGCGGGCGGCAAGTTCGACCAGAACTCGTATAAAGTCTCGGGCGGTTTGCACGGCGTGGGCGTGTCCTGCGTAAATGGCCTGTCGAAATTACTGAAATTGACCATCCGCCGCGACGGCAAGGTCCATTACATGGAATTCGTGCGCGGCGTGCCGCAAGACCGCCAGATCGTCATGGTCGGCGACGTCGCCACCTCCCCGATCAAGGTCATCGGCGACACCGACAAACGCGGCACCGACGTGCACTTCTGGGCCGACGAAGAGATTTTCACGCACGTGGAATTCCACTACGAAATCCTGGCCAAGCGCATTCGCGAACTGTCCTTCCTGAACAATGGCGTCAACATCAAGTTGTCCGACCAGCGCACGGGCAAGGAAGAAATCTTCGCCTTCGAAGGCGGCACGCGCGGCTTCGTCGAATACATCAACAAGGCCAAATCGGTCTTGCACCCGACGATTTTCCAGGCTACGGGTGAGCGCCTGTCGGACCAGAATACGAACATCTCGGTCGACGTGTCGATGCAGTGGAACGATGCCTACAATGAACAGGTGCTGTGCTTCACGAATAACATCCCGCAACGCGACGGCGGCACCCACCTGACGGGCTTGCGCGCGGCCATGACGCGCGTGATCAACAAATACATCGATGAACACGAGTTCGCCAAGAAGGCGAAAGTGGAAATCAGCGGCGACGACATGCGCGAAGGCCTGACCTGCGTCCTGTCGGTGAAAGTGCCGGAACCGAAATTCTCGTCGCAGACGAAAGACAAGCTGGTATCGAGCGAAGTGCGCGGCCCGGTGGAAGAGATCGTCGCCAAGACCCTGGCCGATTACCTGCAAGAAAAACCGAACGACGCCAAGATCATTTGCGGCAAGATCGTCGAAGCGGCACGTGCCCGTGAAGCGGCCCGCAAGGCCCGCGACCTGACGCGCCGCAAAGGCATCATGGATGGCCTGGGCCTGTCGGCCAAGCTGGCCGACTGCCAGGAAAAAGACCCCGCCCTGTGCGAACTGTACATCGTCGAGGGTGACTCGGCAGGCGGCTCGGCAAAACAGGGGCGCGACCGCAAGTTCCAGGCGATTCTGCCGCTGCGCGGTAAAGTCTTGAACGTGGAAAAAGCCCGTTTCGAGAAAATGCTGTCGTCGGAGCAGATCACCACCCTGATCGCCACCCTCGGCACCTCGATCGGACCGGACGAATTCAACGTCGAGAAGCTGCGCTACCACCGCATCATCATCATGACCGATGCGGACGTCGACGGCGCCCACATCCGTACCCTGCTGCTGACCCTGTTCTACCGCCAGATGCCGCAACTGGTCGAGCGCGGCCACATCTACATCGCGCAACCGCCGCTGTACAAGGTGAAAGCAGGCCGCGACGAGCGCTATCTGAAAGATGACGCCGAGGAAGCGAGCTACATGATGACGGTGGCGCTGAACACGGCCGTGCTGGTGCCGCGCACAGGCGCGGAAGGCATTTCCGGCGACACCCTGACGGAACTGGTGCGCAAGTTCAACCTGTCGAACACCATCATGACGCGTCTGACGCGCGTCATCGACCGCGCCGCCCTGACGGCCATCATGACGGGCGTGCAACTGGACCTGTCGACCCTGGACCTGGCGGAAACCTCCGCCCTGGCCCTGCAGACGGCCATCAACGACAGCGCCGTGAAAGTGTATGTGCGTTCCGATGACTTGTCGGAAAAACACAAGCTGCACATTGAGCGCATGCACCACGGTAACGTCAAAGTGACGGCCATCGACGCCGACTTCGTGCAAGGCCCGGACTACGCCGTGCTGAGCAGCGGCGCCGCCACCTTCGAAGGCCTGATCGGCGAAGGCGCGTTTGTCCGCCGCGGCGAAGGCGAGCGCATGAAGGAAATCGCCGTGGTCGACTTCCACCAAGCCATGCAATGGCTGCGCGACGAAGCCGAACGCACGGTCTCGAAACAGCGCTACAAAGGTCTGGGCGAAATGAACCCGGATCAACTGTGGGAAACGACGATGGACCCGACCGTGCGCCGCCTGTTGAAAGTGCAGATCGAAGACGCCATTGCGGCGGACCAGATCTTCACGACGCTGATGGGAGATGATGTAGAGCCGCGCAGGGCGTTTATTGAGAACAATGCGCTGCGCGCTGGCAATATCGACGTTTAA